The window ATGCGTCTTTGGCCGGTGGGAATTGCGCGAAGAATTAAAGAACACCGATTTTTCGTTGACGCGAGCATTGGAAAAGTTCGGACCGTTTCCGCCTGCCATGCGGCGAGCGGGACCTCATCTCGACGCGCACGAAAGAGCGATTCTCGTTTACGACCCAACGCATGGCGATCACATTGAGGACCGGTTGAGAGATCTGCTCTCCGTCTTGTTCTGCGGAAGCTTGACGGAGAATGAGTCTCACCTTGCGAGTGCGCTGCAAACGGACTCGTTGAGTGAGTACGTGCGCCGCTCAGACGGCCTGTTTGGTGACCACTTGCGGAGGTACTCGAAGAGCCGTCGCAAGGCGCCAATCTACTGGCAGCTGGCGACGCCATCGGCGGCTTACTCGGTTTGGCTCTACCTGCACGCCTTCACCAACGACACGCTCTACAAGGTTCAAAATGACTACGTGGCCCCGAAGCTCGCGCACGAGCAACGCAAGCTCGAGTCGCTGTGCCGCGACGTGACCGAGACCCCAAAGGCAGTAGAGCGCAAGGCCCTCGCCGCGCAGGAGACGTTCGTCGACGAGCTCCGCGCCTTCCTCGAAGAGGTGAAGCGAGTCGCGCCCCTTTGGAATCCGAACCTCGACGATGGTGTCATCATCAACTTCGCGCCGCTCTGGCGCCTCGTGCCGCAGCATAAGCCCTGGCAGAGGGAACTGAAAGCCAAGTGCGACGAGCTCGCCGCGGGCAAGTACGACTGGGCGCGCCTCGCGATGCACCTCTGGCCCGAGCGCGTGGTTCCGAAGTGCGCGACCGACCGAAGCCTGGCGATCGCCCACGGCCTCGAGGAGGTTTTCTGGGTCGAGGGTCCCGACGGGAAGTGGCAGCGCGGTGGGCGAGGACGCAAGGCCCATGTGGACACCCGTATAGACAGGAGAAGACCATGATTCAGATCACGTTCAGTCTCGACGAGGGCGCTCTCTCGAGCGTGCGGCATGATCCCGACACCTTTACTCGCGAGTTGCGCATCGCGGCCGCCGTGAAGTGGTACGAGCTGCACCGCATCAGCCAAGGGCGAGCAGCGGAGATCGCGGGCCTGTCGCGCGCGGAGTTCATCGACGCGCTTGGCCGGTACGGGGTCTCGCCGTTTCAACAGACTGCCGACGAAATCATTGCCGACGCCGAAGAGGCCGGCCGTGGCTGAGATCTGGGTGGTCAACGCATCACCGCTGATCGCGCTTGCCAAGGTTGGACACGTCGACCTCCTCGCTACGCCCGGCCGGTCCGTGATCGTGCCCGAGGCCGTAGCCGAAGAGATCCTTCGAGGACATGCCTACGACCCTGCGCGGCGAGCACTGGAGGCTGGCCTGGGCGCGGACGTGCGGCGCGCGGCCCACGACCCCGAGGTCGTGGAGTGGAGCCTGGGGGCCGGCGAGTCGGCCGTGCTCTCGCTGAGCCGAGCGCTGGGTGCCCTCGCCATCCTCGACGATCGCGAAGCGCGGGTCGCGGCACGGACGCTGGGAGTTCGCTTCTCGGGTACGCTCGGCATCGTCGTGCAGGCCGCCCGCGCGGGCCGGATTGGTTCGGC of the Pseudomonadota bacterium genome contains:
- a CDS encoding BREX-1 system adenine-specific DNA-methyltransferase PglX translates to MQLEGRAAPDASAFKINRLFNGTGYSPYTTTLIDFAISGVEPEELPMDSSTRKSGLGHHRQAGVCFGKRGEFLTAHLLPAGHIFTVEGQAIPVEREEDALDILAYLNTPLVRFSINKYCGQHKYSGYVNLLPFVRLSESSEARAMVSRAINASETARKYDEVQHLFEGVSSVRSFEDWADEVRLAVEAARQTAVDCEGYCERQLRELLAVSDEEALVIDRFRETQPPCEPAIEDADIDSGCRWIAAHSLVSFALGCVFGRWELREELKNTDFSLTRALEKFGPFPPAMRRAGPHLDAHERAILVYDPTHGDHIEDRLRDLLSVLFCGSLTENESHLASALQTDSLSEYVRRSDGLFGDHLRRYSKSRRKAPIYWQLATPSAAYSVWLYLHAFTNDTLYKVQNDYVAPKLAHEQRKLESLCRDVTETPKAVERKALAAQETFVDELRAFLEEVKRVAPLWNPNLDDGVIINFAPLWRLVPQHKPWQRELKAKCDELAAGKYDWARLAMHLWPERVVPKCATDRSLAIAHGLEEVFWVEGPDGKWQRGGRGRKAHVDTRIDRRRP
- a CDS encoding DUF3368 domain-containing protein — translated: MAEIWVVNASPLIALAKVGHVDLLATPGRSVIVPEAVAEEILRGHAYDPARRALEAGLGADVRRAAHDPEVVEWSLGAGESAVLSLSRALGALAILDDREARVAARTLGVRFSGTLGIVVQAARAGRIGSAVPLIRAATFCWPVPQRPRGCRRPSPAPWRELGTLTCTRSTTTWRSSLLSA
- a CDS encoding UPF0175 family protein — its product is MIQITFSLDEGALSSVRHDPDTFTRELRIAAAVKWYELHRISQGRAAEIAGLSRAEFIDALGRYGVSPFQQTADEIIADAEEAGRG